GCCTGTGTTCACGCGTGTAGCGCTCACAATGCGGTCAAGTACAAAATTATACTTTTAGGTAACGTATATACCTACATAATCGTGCATTTTACTGGAGTATATTTAAACTAGATGTGTATTTAAATGCACAAACTTACGCATATGTAGGTATAAATGTTGCAACTTAAGCAGCACATTATTATCTCCTTGATGTACATACGTAGGTGATTATATATGCATGCGGTgcttttgtttatatatatatatatatatatatatatatatatatatatatatatatatatatatatatatatatatatatatagagagagagagagagagagagagagagagagaagttagACATAatactttaattttttttcgtacTAATGCATGTTTTATTTTATTCATGTGAAACATTTTATATTGGAGTCGTCGTTTTCAAACTGAAATGTTGTTTTAAAAATTATATGTGTATGCATGCTACAGTGCTCTGCTGTGTCGGAGACATTGAGCTGCACAGTTTCAACTCATAAACACACAAGTGAGCATACATAGAGGCAGACATACACGTATTTTCTGTTCATATTACGCAGCATATAAGCCCTCATTTTTCGCCAGCTTGGAAAAATGACCGTGCCAGAATTGCTTAATGCTTTATTCCTCTATAGAGCTATAGTGTGCATGTGGTTCAGCACCAGAGGTTGGCACCCAAAACAGGCATCCGAAATTTGGATTGCCTTCTTAACCACCCGAAAAATTGGAATGGCCAGAAAACAGTGCGATGAAAGTGTGTGTGTCCAAACGTGACACACTTGCTGGTGCTGAGAAAGGGCTGTCGGCTATGCTCCAGTGTCAGGGGGAGCAATTGCATGATTACAAAGTATCATGCATACGCCTTAAAATGATATTGCCTGTGAGTAGAACACTGCAGCACTTACAAACATAATTCTGCACTAACATATTTAAGTCTGTCCTTCAAGTTAATATAAGGACCACTTGGTGTTTGGTGCAGGTCTTACTTCTTGATCATATCCTTTTAATGTTCTTGCCTCCTTGTTAATTTGATTCACAAAAATTAGGACCTAATATGCACATTTCCTTGTAGAAATACAAAAGTTGGTAGGGAGTCTGTGGAGACAGAAGTGTTCAAGCGTTTGTTTTGAAAAGGTTTGCATGTGTCACCTTAACACCTTTATTCCAAAGCTTCCAACTTCATAATGCTTCTCTGATGTTTGGCTCATGCTGAAGTACTTATTTCATAattgataacatttttttttctttggcatagTTCCTCATATTCTTAAAGTTGTGGTGACTTTTTTCACTCACTTGTTGAATCTAAAAGGCAAGCATAAGGTTGTAAACACTTATTATAATTTCGCATTAAAGTTGACCTGCAACACTAGACCTGGCATTGTCAACACATAACATTGCATTGTAAGCCAGATGAAAACTTTCCGACTTTGTCAGCAGGCCGGGTGTGACAGTGCTGCTTTTAAAAGATGAATGAGATTatgtgttgcacatgtttcttcgtgctgtgctctcaacagcAGCAGTTGCAAGGAATTGTGACATTAAGACACCTTCTTGATGCTGAAGTTACTTTGTGAAAACAGGAACTAGCTTGCTCTGGCACTTTCCAGTAGATCCTTTAATGTTCAAAGGGTTTATACCTCCGTATAATTCTACAAATATGAAAAGCCAGAACGCCATGTCATCTTACTTAATACACATGGCTGGAGCAATTATAAGGTATAAATATGATGTAATGTTCTCTACCAAAGACTCAGTTTTTATATAATGATATCTTAATTTCCTTGAATGGTGTCAGTTTTGTACTTTTACAAGCTGGGCACTTGACACAGGAGAGgcaacatttcttcttttttgccaaATTGCCTTGTTTTACAAATGTCACAGTCCATGTCTGTCGTCTGATCTTGAAGTTGCGATACTAAATGCATTTTTGCCTTCACATGTCGTGCTACTGTTGGTTGCCATTGGTTTGGCAGttgaaaaacacatgagaattgTTAACTAGTGCGTGTTGAAGGCCTCGTGTACCGATTCATTATAGCCAGTTGTGTGCACAGTATTCAAAGTAAGGAAATGTAACCAATATTTCTTGTGCATCGTAGCCAGTGCAACAGAACAAACACAGAGGAAAGAGACACATAAACAGAACGAGCGCTAGGCATCAGCTGAAAGTATACTGACATGAAACGATTGAAATGTACAAAGATGCGCAGAGAGGTGGAGATACCAGTAATGTCGCTTCAGATAAGCTGTTTTTTTCACATGCAAAGCCAGTGAACACATTCATCAGCTTCTATAGTGATGCAGACTGCCTCATAGATTTCGCGAGCTTGCTGAGCAGCAAAGCTGCGCAAGATACGGGTGCCCTTAAAGTCAGGCATGCAAGAACACCTGCGGCAGTGATCTGCCAAATGTCCACCCCCCGCCAATGAATTGCGCATCAATTACAAAGAACTGCACATCTTTGTACATTTCAGTCATTTTACGTTGATGTCTAGCGCGCGTCCTGTTTACATTTCTTCTTCTGTGTTTGTTCTGTTGCGCTTGCTAAGTTGCACAAGTTCTGcgcccaccaactagcccaaatttctgcgcTGAATAACCAATATTTCTTTTGTCTTTCTCTACTCCACCTATGCGGTCCTTTTATGTATTCATTCATTGGCTGGTTATAGTGTACATGATGTACTGGTGGTTTAAGTGCATGGTGGCACTCGTGTGCCATGCGTTTGTAGTCACACAGCAATCCTGTAAATTAAGTCTTTCGTTGTGCAGTTTCATTCGATTGAACTTAAATTATATGCAAGAACATCAAAGCAATCACATTTTAATGTGCCATTTCcaaatgaaaaaaatattaacTTGCTTTCATGTCATTTTTTATTGAATGCTTGTCAGTCTCGTAATTCCTGAGGCATCACGATAACTCAGTTCCTTAATTGTTGTGTCAACAAGGTGTTAGATTGAACGAAAAACAATTTTCGCGAACCTTTCTTCACTGAAGCCTGCAAAATGGCTCTTGTGGCGCcatcctattttttttattttactgatTCACTCTTATGGCCTTCTCTGCCCACTTGTGTTCAGGAAAGTACGTGCAAAAAACTGACCTATTTATGTTTCTTTAATATGCttaacatgttttcttttttttttcttacaggtCTGTATGATTTAGGAGTGGAATAATGAAGATCTCTGTTATAGAGCCTATAATTATTTGCCAAGTCATTAAAGAACCAGATGAAAAGAACTTGTACTTCACACGCTACGATCCACTGACCTAAAGAAATTATTTCCTTCCTTTTGAAACTCCATGCACTACTTGTTTTAATGGAAAAAAATAAGAGTTTCTTCTGAAACATGACTTTACTTCGTGTGCTAGGAATAGCTTATGACCAAAGTTTCCCAGTTTTCATTTTTGCAGATTTTCATTACGTTTGCTTTTGCTGAAGtttcagtacaaaaaaaaaaacatgtttggcGATGTGAGGTGCGACTGCTATATTGATGACCttgataattgctggggtttgatTACGAAACACGCCATACGTGGTGGGcgactgcagattaattttgaccatgtcGGTTTCATTGAGGTGTACCTCAATCCAAGCCCATCAAAATGTGGGCACCATGGCCGGGAATGGAACCCGTGCCCTTGGGCTTAGCAGTGTGACACTTATGCACTAACGATGATCTTGACTTCATGTAATGTTGGCTATGCTGTGTTTCATGGTGGTACATAAAAGTGCAAAAGGACAAGGAATACAAGAATGGGGTACCAGACAGCATGAGTGTTCAATTCTTACTTATTGTGAGAGTCATCTCTAGAACACACTTACACTTGCACGAGGAACTGTTTTGACTGATTGGCTCTTTCTGTAgtaggaaaattgaaaaatatctAATAATCAAGATTAAGAAAATTAAATTTCTTTGTAACTGGCTTTAAAAAGTGGGGAGACATGTTAAAAATGCTTTTTGTATATCATCGTCCGTGCACTATGGTATGGTGTTTGCCCAAGGTCTTGTCAAGAAGTAAGAGAGTCGTTGTAAAGAAGTTCCAGCAGAAATGGGAAGAGGTTAgacgaaaaataaaaattttttttttctgcttgtgtCCACAGTGTTTCTTTATGGAAGATTGTTTCACCGTTTCTTGTACCTTGATCAAGTTGACGTGTTGTGCCTGCCTTTCCTTCAAGgtcacctttctctctctctccttagaTGCTCCAGAAACTGCTCCGTCCAAGTCCAAGAGGCATTTGCTGGAACATGTGAACATTTCTCTTTTTCGCTGTGTCACACAAGAAGTGGATGTGTGGAGTACAGTGAAAAGCACATTCAGGTTGCCCTGCAGAGTGGGCAATTCCTTTGATCAACTGGCGTGTGAATGTTGTTGCTCATGCTTGCGCTTGGTGCCATTTAGTGCTGCTTAGCCGACAGCTTTTGTGACACTCAGAATCAGATGCGCTGAAATGCGATGCCTGGATCAAGTGTTTGCCAGCAGGGCGATGTCTCATGGCAGTCATCGTTCTTACTGCAGCACGCACTTGAATACGGGAAGTGGTGGCAATGTCATAACGCACTCCTGTTGCAAAACAAGGTCAGCTCAGTAGAAAAAAACCATGAACAACAGGTAAAGTAGAAGAAAATAATACGGAACAATGGCCACGTGTAAAATGTGCTTGATCATTCCACGCCAAAggtcccagccattttggtgaccatctcaaatgtactcgAAAAAAGTCGTGCTGATTTCTCGCATTGAAAACAGCAAATTGCTACAATATttcagagagaaaaaattttttggtcacgtgggagcctttcgaatttcgcagaatgccATCTGAGTGTGGTttttcagaaaaattattctgacggtatcgtttcttgtttcaatatcAAATTTGGTTTAGatattaagcaaaggtgtttCTCTAAGTTGTTCggagctcaataatattacttcaatttttctgccatatacgcctccagaaatccgccaaaatttttgcattttttccctTATATTATTGCATTACGTATGAATgtatatttttatttaaaaatattttAAGACCACTGATGCTTTtaaattttacaagaaaaaatcacaaatttgagaaaattgtcatattggtccacattgagacgcaatttacaccacgtggtgctccaattaaaaatcagcgtTATACATCAATCAAAAGGAAATAAATCATTCTAGTTATAtgacaagttttatcattacaattttctttaaccctttgtggggcagtgggactcatatgtcccacttttttcttcgccatgttcTAATTTTTTCGATAAAACCACTGAGTCGATTGCTTTCAGGCTTTTAGTGCAACCGGGTAGATGTGCTAGAAAGCGGTTTTGGTAGTTGTTTCTATGGTATTCGCAACGTGCCAGCACATACCCGTGCTCCGAACGAACCATTCCGCATGCACACACCGTATCCTTCTTTCATCAGATTTTGGCGCGCTCTCCACTCAATTCAGCATAAGCGGTAAGcttgaaaagtttatttcatatTCCCGAGTTCCTAAGTCTGCTATTATAATGGTTTTATTCGTTCCTACCCATAAAGTTTCCTCAAAAGTTTGTTCCTCAAAAGTTGACAACCTTTCAGTGATATATTTCCGAAAGCATAGCTGGTCTAACATTGTGTGCAACTGATTGCAGTGCCCACTTTTCATTCTGCTTCACGCAGGATAGTCTCTTCGAGTGGAGGAAGCTTCCTCCACGGACAAAAATTAGACTTGCAGGCATGCCCAGTACCTACATCTGCTGTTCCAATGCCATTAGCTAGTGGACTTACAATGGATATTtagttgagtttttttttttttgtgtgatagAGGGTAGGTGTTTGTAGGCTCTGTCCTTTGTGGTTTGTAAGGCAGCAGcaagtttgcaaaaaaaaaagtatttatttTTCTGTAACGACTGTCTTTCAGTGGTCAGTGGGACACATATATATGTCCCAATTTTATACATACTGTAAGAAGCTGATGGAAATGACAATGCTGCCCTCAGAGGTAGCGTGCATTGTTCATAACATTATGCCCCATAAAGGGTTAAGGAAGAAAATAGTTTTTTAAGTTCCCAATTGACGGCTGtcttcccatttggtcatacgGCAACTTCCTtgttgaagttccccattgccgtcaatagggtacttcaaaaaattatttcttccttaaaacaacaACTGTAGTGATAAacacttgccatataagaacaaCTACTACGATAtaatgattttctcaaatttgtgatttttttctcgtaaaatttaGAAAACATCAGTGGCTGGAAATATTTTTAACCCAAAATATACCTTCAGTAGAGTAAAGGAAAGAAGGTGTATTAatcttctgtagagtaagtatttatgACTCAGACATTCATACACAGCACAATATTCTAAGGGAAAATGCAAACATGGAACATTCTGGCAAATTTTCTGGAGGCGCATATGGAAGAAAAATTGAAGTAATATTATTCAGTTTCAAACACCTCAGACAAACGCCTTTGTTTAATatctaaaccaaatttggtattgaaacaaaTGATAccctcagaataatttttctgacaaaccacactCGGACAACATTTTGCGAAATTcataaggctcccacgtgaccaaaaatttttttctttccgaagtattctagcaattcactgttttcaatgcaagaaatcagcacgattttttttagtACATTGGAGATGGTCACCAAAATGGCTGGGGTGTTTGGCGTGGAACGACCCTGCTGTAACCAACTCAAAATGTGTTCTTTCTGTGAAGATGCACAAACTTGACAGTTTCTCTCATTATAATTTCTGACATCTCACTGATTGTTAGTGTGTCAGTGGAGTGATAGCTAATAGCCTGGTAGCCTAACACTGTGTTGTGTGTAGTTGCCTATTTACTTCATGAAATGGTGAATGTATTTGTGGAGTCACATATTTATCGTGCTTTTGTTAAGTTCATTCTCGGCAGCTGGCCCTTTGTGAGAGAACCATAGTAAAACCCATGGTTCAGCTGTGCAGTTGCTGCAGCTACCAGTGTGTATGAAGAGCACAGGATCCTTTCTTATTCACTGAGATGTTTCAATCGCGATCAGTGCTGGTAGTTTTGTGAGAACTGTCAAAAAGTGCCTAGCCCATTATGCTTCATCAGCATTTATTCATGATTGCTGAACAGAAATTTAGAAACTGACCAGTATCTACCAATAGTCAAATGCATTAGAGtgaagctctttattgaaaggacCACGTATATCCTTAGGTCGAGGAAAGGTGCCGCACTGCATTCATGCAGTGTAGTTGAGGAAGAGGGTTGAGTAGAAGGCTTATATTTGTGAACAATGGGCCTGACGTACAGCTTTGCATAAACTGTTCCTTTCATTTCTACCAGACTCTGACCTGTTATCTGACAAGTTACCTCTTGTTCTTTCTTAAGCACCTATCTGAAATCTCTGTTATTAGGTGCATTACATTTACTATGTACATTAAACATGTGACCGCAACAGACCACAATTTTACAGCATTAAAGCCAGTGTGCTGCAGCACACTGGCTTTAATGCTGTAAAATTGTGGTCTACTCTGCTGACCAGTGCCAATTTGTTGTTGAAATGACAGACGGCTCTGCAAAGCTGGCATCCAGTGCAGACTCGGTCAAGCGGGAGGGGATCAGCTGCTCGCTGTGCGGGACGGACCTGGTGACGGAAGACCAGTTGCGAGCACACCGTTGCAGTGAGAGGCCTCGTGGACGGGGCCGCTACGCGTGCCGCTACTGCCACTTCGCCTGCAATGACCGGCTCGAGCACAGCTTGCACCAGACACAGCACCTCAAGGACAGGCCGTTCAGGTGGGTATGCATGGCAAAACACGGACAACCCAACTGAAACCAAACGTCCATTCGACCAGGACAAATTGAACAACGAACGCACATATGTAAATGTGACATGCATGTGCAGAACTTCAACACGTAGCCAAATGGACACAAAAGGAGCAGCTTAAAAGCCTCTCACACTTGGATCAAACACCAAAGAGAAAGTTTGCGCATGGCACACATCACCATGGACTGGCGTAAGGAACCCCATATTGTAGAGGAGTGGGGAGCGTTGATGCAATGACAGTTGCAAGCCAGCTTTGCAGCAGGTAGCGGGGCCACCCATGGCACGGTGCACCCATGGATGTGGGCAGGAACTTTCAGACCACGCACAGTCCTGCGGGTCTGAGTTGCCCTGTGGGACTGCTCGTGCCCACCAGCTCAGTGGTGCCCATGGCGCTTTTTGATGGCTGCCTTCTCACCAAGGCATCCCATTAGATTCAAAACACTCTGTACTGTTTTGACTTCCTTTCTTAATAGTTTTACCTCAGCACAAGCATTTCGCACTTTGGCATCACCATCTTCCTAGTTTAGCTGCTCCTTTGTCTGCTAAACATTTCTTAGCAAGGTGACTGCACATCTGCACTCTCATCATCATCACACCATGCCAGTGAGACGATGTACATTGGAGAGCTAAGTGCACTAACCAGCACTTGTGGACAATTAGCACAAAGTGATGTGCAGCACACAATACAGACTCTGGGATTGGTGCCACCTGCCTGTGGATTTCAGAGGCTAGAATGAAGGATTACTGTACTAGATGTGGTTTATGTTTTGTGCATCGCAAGTAAGGTCTTTTGCATAAGATGGCAACGTTTTTTTTGCAAACAATTCCTCATTTACACGCCTATGAAAATGGCATCAGTGGCTCAAAGGGGGCATGCATTGCAACGATAATGAGTATAGCTTCAATCTTTGAACACGGCTCATACGACGTATTGTGTGAGCATTATAATGATGATGGCCAGTGAACATTGCACACACCAATATTTCAGGATTCATCAAtggtagggatgggcgaatagtgaatttgaggttcgaagcgaatccgaagcgaatagtgatttggtcgaataatttctaatcgaatagttctaatagtatttaccgcatattattaagaaaagtgagcatttttgtcatgacccttgcacaatattcttaaggattggaactaggtatgagtgaatgtcacttttttggtttgaaatgaagtggaagcagccttgaatagtatcaagatttgaatagtagtagggtgcaagttataagtggtgcaatatgttaaaatttaaaaattactatacttagcccatataacatgcttttagacagaaaaatatgtacatttaaccttgaagtgtggcttcgcggcagtgcagatttcccctgaatGGGTTGTTTCACAGCACAGCAACCAAACGCTGCAGTGAAACtatctttacagggggttatgtgcagtcaaatgtatacatatatttgtacatttcgaatagttcgaaatttcgaataatctaaattcgtatcgaagtgaattcgaatactgtaatgttcgtttgaatattcgaaacgccccaatattcgcccatccctaatcaATGGTGACACAGTTGGCAGAGAACGACAATTGGAAACATTCATGGCATCACTTCTAACGAGTAAGATTGTCAGAAGAGCAAGTGTGACTCACTGATTTGCACATTCACTTATTGTGACGTAATTCCCAACTATCAAGTTGTAAGAGAATCACACTTTCGCTCATTAACTCTCACATATAGAGTGGGTATGAAGCATTTTCAAGTGAAAAAGCAAACTGGACAATAATCCAAATCAGGTATGTAAATTGCTGTCGCAGAGCAAAAGCCTGCTGTCTTGTTCTATGCTTGTCTGTCTTGCATTGTGGGCCCTCATGAAGCTTAGCCCATATGTCAGTTCTGTTTTGACCTGACTGGCCTCGCACATATGAATGAGAGAACAGTGTATATAAACAATGGCTCTATGCCTATGTGGAAAAGATGGCACCCCGTGCTGGGaattccttggcgttattgtctgttagttctcattaatattgtgtctaacaaagataaacgagcccttaaaactcaTCTCCTTTCCTTTATTGCCC
This window of the Rhipicephalus sanguineus isolate Rsan-2018 chromosome 2, BIME_Rsan_1.4, whole genome shotgun sequence genome carries:
- the LOC119381467 gene encoding zinc finger protein 527 → MTDGSAKLASSADSVKREGISCSLCGTDLVTEDQLRAHRCSERPRGRGRYACRYCHFACNDRLEHSLHQTQHLKDRPFSCGVCGKAFARNSDRNRHVKIHTGVRPFQCDVCSRKFRQSWHLQYHRSTHTDF